The Humulus lupulus chromosome 3, drHumLupu1.1, whole genome shotgun sequence genome window below encodes:
- the LOC133822895 gene encoding uncharacterized protein LOC133822895 gives MEMEIDSPLQPERQFKAEDLFKAAETGDSLAFQALSKEQLSKSFSLRNEDGRSLLHVAASSGQVEVVKILSDVDQAASVVNSADEEGWAPLHSAASIGYSEIVDILLNIGADINLKNDGGRTALHYSASKGWLKIAEILISHRAKINLKDKVGCTPLHRAASTGNSELCELLIEEGADIDAVDKSGQTPLMTAVICHNKEVSLLLVRHGADVDVEDKEGYTVLGRASVDFRPILIDAAKAMHEG, from the exons ATGGAAATGGAGATCGATTCTCCTCTGCAACCAGAACGCCAATTCAAAGCCGAAGATCTCTTCAAGGCAGCCGAAACCGGCGATTCCTTGGCGTTTCAGGCTCTTTCCAAGGAGCAGCTTTCGAAATCTTTTTCGCTGCGGAACGAGGACGGCCGGTCCCTCCTCCACGTCGCGGCCTCCTCAGGTCAAGTCGAG GTGGTGAAGATACTATCAGATGTTGATCAAGCAGCGAGTGTGGTAAACAGTGCTGATGAAGAAGGCTGGGCACCACTACATTCTGCAGCTAGCATTGGGTATTCAGAAATTGTGGACATTTTGCTAAACATAG GAGCTGACATTAATTTAAAGAATGATGGTGGTCGTACTGCTCTTCACTATTCTGCCAGCAAGGGGTGGTTAAAGATTGCTGAAATTCTGATCTCTCATAGGGCAAAGATTAATCTAAAGGACAAG GTGGGTTGCACCCCATTGCATAGGGCAGCAAGCACTGGGAACTCAGAGTTGTGTGAACTTTTGATTGAGGAAGGAGCTGACATAGATGCTGTTGACAAATCTGGTCAGACTCCGCTTATGACTGCAGTGATTTGCCATAACAAAGAG GTATCTCTTCTCCTAGTAAGGCATGGAGCAGATGTAGATGTGGAAGACAAGGAAGGATACACAGTACTTGGCAGAGCTTCTGTGGATTTTAGACCAATATTGATAGATGCTGCTAAAGCCATGCACGAAGGGTGA